A region of Streptomyces sp. WMMC500 DNA encodes the following proteins:
- a CDS encoding helix-turn-helix transcriptional regulator — protein MHRLRTERGLTQRDVAEPAYSAAYISTVESGKAQPSEKALRHIAQRLGTSYEELVSGRPAHLASQLRMRLTEAQRTLATGDPADAAVGYTQLVREAEELGLADELAAALVGRGQCALENGQLDQARADFERAEASLVRAGTALPRRVPAIRGRALTHLMAGELRYACYLLESTLDELNTSGLHDPQALVLLYTAVISPYMDMGAHTRAVQAAELALALAPEVSDPALIARLHRGVARTLIAEGRTAEADAALARAAESYEQLHIRTELAHCHWMRGYVQAQAGALEAAEAALRTAYDMLSARRAALYAHQVAVELAAVLHRQGRDDEAEALLRDVLAGLRSARGAVHEAGAHRVLGLIAERRGDTSGAEAHYTGAMGLLEQAGATGDLADLCLLFGDLLRRTGKAEAALDTYRAGLSHQAKPGTTTLGPAPAPPF, from the coding sequence GTGCACAGGCTGCGTACGGAGCGTGGCCTCACCCAGCGCGACGTCGCCGAGCCGGCCTACAGCGCGGCGTACATCTCCACGGTCGAGTCCGGCAAGGCACAGCCCTCCGAGAAGGCGCTGCGGCACATCGCCCAGCGGCTCGGCACCTCCTACGAGGAGCTGGTCAGCGGCCGCCCCGCCCATCTCGCCTCCCAGCTCCGCATGCGCCTCACCGAGGCGCAGCGCACGCTGGCCACCGGGGATCCCGCCGACGCCGCCGTCGGGTACACGCAGCTCGTCCGCGAGGCGGAGGAGCTGGGGCTCGCCGACGAGCTCGCGGCCGCTCTGGTCGGCCGGGGGCAGTGCGCGCTGGAGAACGGCCAACTCGACCAGGCGCGGGCGGACTTCGAGCGCGCGGAGGCGAGCCTCGTCCGGGCGGGTACGGCCCTGCCCCGGCGTGTCCCGGCCATCCGCGGTCGCGCCCTGACCCACCTCATGGCCGGCGAACTGCGCTACGCCTGCTACCTGCTGGAGAGCACGCTCGACGAACTCAACACGTCCGGACTGCACGACCCGCAGGCGCTGGTGCTGCTCTACACCGCCGTCATCTCCCCCTACATGGACATGGGCGCCCACACCCGGGCCGTCCAGGCCGCCGAACTCGCCCTGGCGCTCGCCCCCGAGGTCTCCGACCCCGCTCTGATCGCGCGGCTCCACCGCGGTGTGGCGCGGACGCTCATCGCCGAGGGCCGCACGGCCGAGGCGGACGCCGCCCTGGCCAGGGCGGCCGAGTCCTACGAACAGCTCCACATCCGCACCGAACTCGCCCACTGCCACTGGATGCGCGGCTACGTCCAGGCCCAGGCGGGAGCACTGGAGGCCGCGGAGGCCGCGCTGCGCACCGCGTACGACATGCTGTCCGCCCGGCGCGCCGCGCTCTACGCCCACCAGGTGGCCGTCGAGCTGGCCGCGGTGCTCCACCGGCAGGGCAGGGACGACGAGGCCGAGGCGCTGCTCCGAGACGTGCTCGCCGGGCTGCGCTCAGCGCGCGGGGCGGTCCACGAAGCCGGCGCGCACCGGGTTCTCGGCCTGATCGCCGAACGACGCGGCGACACCTCGGGAGCCGAAGCGCACTACACCGGCGCGATGGGCCTGCTGGAGCAGGCCGGGGCGACCGGGGACCTCGCGGACCTGTGCCTGCTGTTCGGGGACCTGCTGCGCAGAACGGGCAAGGCCGAGGCCGCCCTCGACACCTACCGGGCCGGACTGAGCCACCAGGCGAAACCCGGAACCACGACGCTCGGACCGGCCCCGGCCCCGCCCTTCTGA